In Gigantopelta aegis isolate Gae_Host chromosome 6, Gae_host_genome, whole genome shotgun sequence, the following are encoded in one genomic region:
- the LOC121374246 gene encoding cytochrome P450 2U1-like — MSTELVTDSMSVLVVLVTVLLSVWWYTRRPSDIPPGPWLTLPVFGNFFQLGRHPVKSLRELRKKYGDVFSVYFGSRLAIFINGFDNIKEVLVKKADVFSDRPHMFTLDMISKDMGILGSNGLIWKEQRKLALVTLKNLGMGRNILQEKIQVEITALVTELTKTKGDAIDLRHIVCTSVSNVISSMVFGKRFEFDDPKFVQFLKVSEESISIPIVIAFFPFLRFLPGDPFRFKHIAHDVDRVLTDLVDTSLEDHIINYDDDNINDFISAYIKEMKAVEKLGNTKSSIDRENLRMTIWNLFIAGTETTATTIRWIVLYFLHFPEIQEKCFAEIQKVGYEREISLKDKPELPYLEATILETLRYADIVPLGIRSTSSEVTFKGFRIPKDTIIMPVIDSVMSDPEIWGDPENFRPDRFLDGNGRVVKPEAVNVAFAVGPRNCLGESLARMELFLFMATMIQKFEFVKAEGCSLPTMESVYGVTQAPQPYNVRVVLREGL; from the coding sequence ATGTCAACAGAACTTGTCACCGACAGCATGTCTGTCCTTGTTGTGTTGGTAACCGTTTTACTAAGTGTGTGGTGGTATACACGACGACCTAGCGACATTCCCCCAGGACCATGGTTGACCCTCCCCGTCTTTGGTAACTTCTTCCAGCTGGGAAGACACCCAGTGAAATCACTTAGAGAACTGAGGAAGAAGTATGGGGACGTGTTTAGCGTCTATTTTGGATCCCGCTTGGCGATCTTCATTAACGGGTTCGATAACATAAAAGAAGTATTGGTGAAAAAAGCAGATGTAttctcagaccgaccgcacatgtTTACATTGGATATGATTTCCAAGGACATGGGGATTCTTGGTTCCAACGGACTGATCTGGAAAGAGCAGAGAAAGCTAGCTTTGGTGACGCTCAAGAATTTGGGAATGGGGAGGAACATTCTACAAGAAAAGATTCAGGTGGAGATAACTGCATTGGTTACAGAACTGACAAAAACGAAAGGCGACGCTATCGATTTGCGCCACATCGTCTGTACATCGGTCAGCAATGTCATTTCGTCTATGGTTTTTGGCAAGAGGTTTGAATTTGATGATCCAAAATTTGTCCAGTTTTTGAAAGTGTCGGAGGAGAGTATATCAATACCTATAGTCATTGCATTCTTCCCCTTCTTGCGCTTTCTTCCTGGCGACCCATTTCGATTCAAACACATAGCACACGACGTTGACAGGGTGTTGACAGACCTGGTGGACACCTCGCTGGAGGACCACATCATCAACTACGACGACGACAACATCAACGACTTCATCAGCGCATACATCAAGGAGATGAAAGCCGTGGAGAAACTTGGGAATACGAAAAGCAGCATCGACAGAGAAAACCTGCGGATGACAATCTGGAATTTGTTCATTGCCGGGACGGAAACCACGGCAACAACGATCCGTTGGATAGTGCTGTACTTCCTCCACTTCCCAGAGATCCAGGAGAAGTGTTTCGCTGAGATCCAGAAGGTTGGATACGAGAGGGAAATATCTCTGAAAGACAAGCCGGAGCTTCCGTACTTGGAGGCGACCATTTTGGAGACGCTGCGTTATGCCGACATCGTGCCTTTGGGCATACGCAGTACTTCGAGCGAGGTGACGTTCAAAGGCTTCAGAATACCTAAGGATACCATCATCATGCCCGTTATCGATTCTGTCATGTCTGATCCGGAAATCTGGGGCGACCCCGAGAACTTCCGACCAGACCGGTTTCTCGATGGAAATGGACGCGTCGTTAAACCGGAAGCTGTGAACGTCGCCTTCGCGGTCGGACCGAGGAATTGTCTGGGGGAATCATTGGCCAGAATGGAGTTGTTTCTCTTCATGGCGACCATGATACAGAAGTTTGAATTCGTCAAAGCGGAGGGGTGTTCCCTGCCCACGATGGAATCCGTGTACGGTGTTACTCAGGCTCCACAGCCGTACAATGTAAGAGTTGTTTTGAGAGAAGGACTATGA